GATaaggtttttttttacttcaattagTAGCTGAAAAGTTTGACACTACCCTCATCATTGTGCAGTCAATTgtagcttttttttttagttaccTTCCAGCTGGAGTTTTTGCTTTCCCCCTCCCCTATGCACCCCCTTGTCGATCCCTTTTTGTATTACTACTCTATTAAcagagtttttttaaaaaaagactttttaatctttctGGATCGTTGATCACCAGATGCTTGCTAATGAGTATGGTGTCTTTCCAGTTAAGTAGAACCGTCTTCACAGGACCTCAACGATTTCAGTGTTGAAGTCCAAAACATAACAGACTAAtattatttcttctctttttatgtTGTATAGCATAGACCTAGCTAGCTAATTCCTTCCATCTTACCAACCTCTCATCTTTTTTAATATGATGATGGGCTAGCGAATATTTACacacaaatttataatgaattCAGTTTACGCTAAAAGTATATTCATGTCAAATTATAAAAGGATTCATGAAAATCATTTGCGATTTACCCTTGGGGCATAGCATTGTTGATTCCATATGTAATTAATTCACTGTACAAGAGAAAAATTTGTGCGTAGAACAcacaaatttgtttttattttttaaaattgctCCAACGCATCATAGCTGGAGTTTTTGCTTCCCCCCTCCCCTATGCACCCCCTTGTCGATCCCTTTTTGTATTACTCCCCTATTAAcagagttaattttttttttttaatctttccGGATCATTGATCACCAGATGCTTGTTAATGAGTATCGCGTCTTTTCAGCGAAGTAGAACCGTCTTCACGGGGCCTCAACGATTTTGGTGGTGAAGTCCAAAGCGTGCCAGACCTGGTTAAATTGAAGAGCTTGCTGTGGAGATAGATTTTCTGTTTGTGAACCGAATGTCTCACCTGACGACTCTAGACTTGAGTTTTGGGAACCACttgttctaaattaaagttatatcaaattcaattcaaaatataattaattcaatttctcatttcatacttaaaattattctttttgaaacctTAAATATCATTTAGTTCTAagaaaatctttttcttttcatgtgCACTGTTAGTCAAAGGAAGGAAGAGGCTCCTCTCCTGCAATGATGTTTCTAGTTTCTTCGAGTGTTATCTTATATAATTGACatgtgtctatttatttttgtaatgaaTCGGATTAATTTTTGTGACAGATACCATTaatcattattattactaattCTCTGTCACCACTCATCTCTTACTTtctcaccttttttttttgaccAAATATCATTAGTCATGGTTATTAGCAATTCTCTCTCCTTCCATTCTTTTCTCAATCAGCAAAGAATTACTTCTTTCCATTCAAAATTCTCCGAAAAGTAGAGCAATCAAACATCATTCGTGTaaatcaaacaattaaaaattaaaattacatcaatattttaatgtttttacaCTTACATATGAACAACTAGGGAGAGCCCCAATTAAAGATTACAATTATAAATACCACAAGAAAAGAAGACCCaaaaaataaatggagaatTTCAccgaaaaaatatatgaaaaaatatttttctacctATTTTTCGTGCCCTTTCTAGATCTTTTAGTTAGTTTTTGCAAAAAttccaaattgaaaaaaaatgatgtttcaAAGAAGACGATAGAGTTTTGTGGAACCAAGCTTCAAAAAAGTAGTCTCATGggttgaatttattaaattttataacctAAATTCATCCTTTGAATTTGTCTTCTTTTATCACGGTGTGAAATTAATGAAAAGGAAAGTGACTTGTTGTTAAAAAAGCAAATTTTTTATAGGAGAAAATGTTTGTTACATAATTaagtgagaaagaaagagatgAAAGTTGAGAGAGGAGAGAAGAGAGAATTACTAAAAACCATCGCTAATGATATTTAGTCAAGAAAATTAATCTNGCTAAATCTAAGCaagtttgattttatttctacCACTtgaccaaaaaattaattttgttactaGATTTCTACCAAATATATTTGAGATCTTAACGCCATGTAATGCGCTgagttgaaaaaaatttatcatcatATGTGCCCCAGAGAGTCAAATCCTCATCAAGGAGGATAGCTAAATCTAAGCaagtttgattttatttctacCACTtgaccaaaaaattaattttgttactaCATTTCTACCAAATATATTTGAGATCTTAACGCCATGTAATCCGCTGAGTTCACTGTTTTCTTTTTTGAGTTTATATTCATAGATTATAAATGGTTATACACACAAATTAGACATCTAAcggatatttaataaatttatcaatataaatacgaaatctatgtaaaaattatcaaatttccaaaaatccGCACCTTACACTATAGATCCTCCtttgaattcaagatcataGAAGCTTATCTATATtccttctattttttattaattgaataGTTGAATCTCATtttcatagtttaaaataaatgaataattcaaagtttaaaaaaattattgagcttttttcaaaatatttacccttcatttaataAAGTTCTTAACTACTAAAGAAAAGACTTGTATAAGTCATACAGTACACGCTTGTTGTGTTAATCATTTGTAACTGACTTCACCAGATGCCAAAAGAAGTTTTCACTcactaattttgtattttagcTAATCTTCACATTGACGATTACATCTATGTTCAAACACTATTAATGATATCTTTAGATCcttttttaaggttaaaaaaaacttaaaaagtgAATTTAAGGAGGGTGGTGGGGGGTTGTTGAGGTTGAGGTAGCCATTATAGAAGAGTTCTCATGTAAGGGCAAACAAGAATGTTTCGATACTGACTTCAAAGAAAGAAAATCCTATTAAGCAATCAGAAATTCAGAATATTTATTACTTACTcccttttagtttttttttatacttaaaaacatAGACTTATAACTCCTTTCTCTCTTCATCTAAGCTTATCTATCTTCTTAATTCTCATCTTTTTAACAAAATGATGAAAGGGCTGAAATTCTCCGAAAATTCTCCGTCTTTATCCATGAAGCTAGTATATAGCAGTAACGATAAATCATCAGAGTTTGCTGTAAGAGCATATGTTAAATCCACAATGCCAAGACTCCGATGGACACATGATCTTCATCGCCGCTTTGTGTATGCTGTTGAGCGTCTTGGTGGAGTTGACCGTAAGCTTAACTctctctttttatatatattatataaagatTTTACATTCCTCTATTAAAAAAGAAGAGTAAACCTATATATCAAGATGACTTAATAATTTGgttcatatatatatctatatataatttatttactgAATTTGTTTtggtacatatatatatatatacatatatatatatatatatacatatatatatatatataNNNNNNNNNNNNNNNNNNNNNNNNNNNNNNNNNNNNNNNNNNNNNNNNNNNNNNNNNNNNNNNNNNNNNNNNNNNNNNNNNNNNNNNNNNNNNNNNNNNNNNNNNNNNNNNNNNNNNNNNNNNNNNNNNNNNNNNNNNNNNNNNNNNNNNNNNNNNNNNNNNNNNNNNNNNNNNNNNNNNNNNNNNNNNNNNNNNNNNNNNNNNNNNNNNNNNNNNNNNNNNNNNNNNNNNNNNNNNNNNNNNNNNNNNNNNNNNNNNNNNNNNNNNNNNNNNNNNNNNNNNNNNNNNNNNNNNNNNNNNNNNNNNNNNNNNNNNNNNNNNNNNNNNNNNNNNNNNNNNNNNNNNNNNNNNNNNNNNNNNNNNNNNNNNNNNNNNNNNNNNNNNNNNNNNNNNNNNNNNNNNNNNNNNNNNNNNNNNNNNNNNNNNNNNNNNNNNNNNNNNNNNNNNNNNNNNNNNNNNNNNNNNNNNNNNNNNNNNNNNNNNNNNNNNNNNNNNNNNNNNNNNNNNNNNNNNNNNNNNNNNNNNNNNNNNNNNNNNNNNNNNNNNNNNNNNNNNNNNNNNNNNNNNNNNNNNNNNNNNNNNNNNNNNNNNNNNNNNNNNNNNNNNNNNNNNNNNNNNNNNNNNNNNNNNNNNNNNNNNNtatatatatatatatatatattatattatattatataattaaaggaGTGATTCAGGTGCATAATTtaatattcacaaaaaaaaaattcaatcgcTTGAAACTTGATTTTATTATCTAACAAGATGATAAATAGAAAGTAAATGAGTAGCGAGCGGTGatgcaaacaaaaaaaatattattagaagtTCCATttgaggaatttttttttgtttcgttTTAGCCTTTTTGAGTTTTGCCTGATTCCATATCACCTTTAGGTTAACTAAAATTGAAAAAGGACTTAGAACCTCTTCTACTAAGGCTAGATCTATTGTTAGGGAGATTTAATTTTGTCACATATAAGTATGTAACGCcattgagttaattaattacGTCTACCACCAACTCATTTGACCTTTTTTGGTTTTTAATTAACTGAAGCAGAAGCTgcaaatgggagaaagaggaaCAGAATTGATGGTTCAGATTCAACAAATATTTCTCAGCGAAACCTTGTTCATCGTTACAATCATATCAAAGGCAAAGCTGCCATGTTTGATGGTTCTGATCAAATGAATTTTCCTCAGGGAAACCTTGTTCATTGTTACAATCAAAACAATGGCAAAACCCCCATATTTAACGGTTCCGATCAAATGAATTTTCCACAGGGAAACCTTGTTCATCGTTGCAATCATAACAATGGCAAATCTGTGTTTGATGGTCATCTTAATCCAACTGTAACAACTAACTATTTGGAAAAAATTGCTTCCAGCTCTACTGCTTTTCCTCCTCCATGGTTCGTctcatttttcttctcttcctttttcctattaaaaatggAACTATTTTGAGTGTGAACACTTTTTACACCATCAATGTCATAATAACCTGAAAAATAAGACAGATAACTCCAGAGCTAGTATTGAATTTCAATGATGATATATGAAATTACATGTTTACCCCTTCTAGGAAACCTATGCCAGAGAAGAAGATGGGATTGGAAGGACAATACTACATGTTTAGGGATTTCTTCGATGGAACCATTACTATTCGAGTAATAAACGAAATCCTTTATTCACTTTTTATTAGTTAACTTTCTTTACTTGGCATATATAGTTACAAatgagaattttttatttttgtttggacAGGATGGAGATGATGATAATAAAATCGTGCGAGCATTTGGTATTAGCAATTTGCCAAATAAGAGTGCAACTTCAATGATTGAAGAGGAAGACTCCCATAGCACTATGTCCTTGAAGCTATCTCTCAGTTCAGATATCTCTCTTGACCTCACCCTTGGTTAAAATCATTTGGTCTCTATAATCTCCTCAaggaaaaaaaactattttagttAATCCTTATCAAGTATAGCTTAGCAAGGTTAATTAAGACTTTGtaacttaattagttttataatccATCTGAGACTGTTAAAGGTGCAGTGAAATTTTATGATGTATAAGGGTTTAGTTTCAACTGAAATGTATATTAATCGACTTATCTAAAAGTTTAAAAAGGTTATATGTTAGAGAAAGGGTAAGctaattttatgttttcaatCATATATTTACGACACCTCGATCCCCTTCATGTGTGGCCTTGAATATTAGTGTTTCTGTTCCCTAACCAAGCATgtgaaaaatcttttaaataatgaatagTAATGGTAAGGCTTAGACTTAATTAGGACCTCATCCGTTCTAATCTATACCatgttaattaactaaaatgTGTGTGACTATATCATCTAGAAGTTAAACGTGAGGAGCCTAATTGCTTGCCCTATAAACGCGAGGAGCCTAATTGCAATGAAGGAAAACCAAAAACATCAGCTGATGAACAGAATGAATAGTTTCAGCACCTTTTATTGCCTTTTTTGGTGGTTTTGGTGGTGTTGTAGGTGCAATTACGCCTCCATTTGGTTTAGGAGCCGGCGTTGGTGGATTTGGTGGTAGTATAAGAGGTGCTTTTGGAAGTGGTTTTGGTCCTTTAGCCGGAAATGGTGGAACAAGTAGTGCTTGAGCTGGAACTGGAACGGGAAGTTGAAGTGAATTCGGTTTTGGTATTAATGAAAGGTTTGAAGATAATTGTGGAAATAAACCTAATGATAAAATTGAAGGTGAACTTGATGAAGGTGACCTAGGTGAGGGAGGTGATGCAacaattaaaaatgatattcaCTACCGTTGAACTTATACTcactaattattaataaaagatcGCTAAAACATACCATATAATAGTATAAATTCgttcaaagaaaatattagtttctatgaactagaaaaaataatagtagtaaCTTCAAATTGCACCTAGGAGAATAATTTATGCTTTATGATATCCGAATGTTATCTATAGCAAGAAACTTATTGAGTAAGATACTCTTGATCGTTCAATTCATGAAATTATGTGTCCAATCATGGCATATTGATGGCTATTCTTTATTTGTTGTTGGGTAAATCATCTCTTTATCAtcaaaattactatttttttcttacatttaGTCCTCttgattattaattttatctatGTTAATGAACAATATGGATGGTGGACAATGGACTCCAGCAAATAGAGCACACTACAACTTAAGGGACACAATTGCACGTTGCACCGTCCAAGTATGTCAAAACTCAAAACACATAATCTCAACTTTTTTCAATGCTAAAACATCCTTAAACTTATGTTCCAACGTATTTGTTTGATGTAATTCAGGTGTATCCTAAGTCATTGTCCGCAATATACATGGCATTGGACAATGTAGGAATGTGGAACATAAGGTCTGAGAATTGGTCAAGGAGGTACTTGGGTCAACAATTCTACTTAAGAGTTTACTCCCCAGCCAATTCTTGGAGAGATGAACTCCCAATACCAAAGAATGCTTTTCTTTGTGGCAAAGATAGAGGTCATCGTACTAGGCCTTTTTGAAACAATGTAATAGTTCTAGCTAGTTTTCTGTCACGAGAGGGTGACCGGCGTATATCAGTGTAAGCTAAGGGAAAGATTTAATCTGGAAAGAGTTAAAGAAGGTGAGTTTGAGCAATGACTTATAGCTagtctcttcttttctttctatatcatatttgtatcatgtttttaatttttgaaattgatggAATGTAGCATTTCACATTTcatttccccccccccccaaacttTTGGTTAAATGCTAAATATATAAGCGGAGAATAACTTTCTTTACTTCAAGGACATCCGAGTAATTCCCATGGTGACTTGGACTCACAACCCTCGAGGTGAAAGTAAGGGCTACTTACTACTCGAGTAACTCCGTCTCGTCTATTAGGTCTTACATACTACAACTAGAGAAAATATTCTTGAGTAATTGGGCTTTGATTTATAGTTGATTCAGGGGAACAATTCAGCGGCAATATTACCTAAATAGTACTTATTTCCTTTGGGCCTCTACAACTCCTAAGCTTTATTCTTGCAGATTAATGGGCATGAGCATGCCCACAAACAAAATGAGATTGTATAACATCCCAACCTAATTATACTCTATTCACACGTACGTATACACTTTTACGTAAAGTTCGTATCAATATATACAGTTCAAAATTAACTATACACTAAATTAAAATCCTATTTTCTCGTGTGGTGTGTCATCATCTCTTATATCagaattttaatatatgaacaaGGACTATTCAAACACTCCAACAATTCCATGGAGTTTTAATTTTCTGAAATAACTCGAGTGTGTTCATTATTCATGCTTACGACTTGTTCCAGCAAGGATTATATTTTTGTCCATTTACGTACTATAATTTAGCTACGTTTCCTAATTCCATCCTTCCACTAATACTTACGTAAGATAATTCGAATTTATGCACCTACACTAAAACTACATATACTCCATTTTACTTACTATATTGGGACAGAAATGATAAATAATGACATGCAAAGTTTGTCATCCTATTATGAATTACAGAAAAATCACAAATATGATTTGTTGTCTAGTCTGGCTCTAACTCAATACCATGTTTGAGGAATTAATTAGCTAACGAATATAGTATAATCTTTTTATAGAGTACATTTGCCTGTGGGGCCGacatgattttgatatatatgttgAGTTTTGATcgatctattaaattatttgataaagTTATCGCGAGTGAGTTACATGTAACAaacttttattatgtatttaggCTAGAGTAATGTTAAGAGGATTATgtacttcaaaataaaaaaggagTAAATAAATCTACGTATAATATACGGATGAGGAGGAGAGAGTTATGAGGACTTTGGAGAATTATTTGGAATTGTTTCTTTGAGGACAAACACATTTTGCCTATATTATGTCAGctttatcttttctttatttggCCTCACTTCACCATTCTTCATTCTTGTTATTACTAAAATATGATTAGAAAATTAGATCTGCAAACAGCCACTTTATCTTTTGATGACATAAGTtaatacattaattttaaaaaaatgaataattgattgatcaaaatatttctaaataaaagAGTATGTTAAAATTTAGGAAAAACAAGTTACGTCAATagtattttaagttaattttgaaggaaatgaaaaaaagtacTTATTAATTAATAGCACTATATTGTATGAAAAAtcaatttagttatttattattatatttatttcaatttatgtaaGCATGTTTCATTATtagtctattttttttaaaaatgattaatttttaaatttggaaacgatttaatttgaattttctaATTTATCCTTAATGAAAAACTCTAATTACAACCACAAAAATGGTATGACAGGATTAGAATCACAAGTTTATAATATCTTATTATAACATGTAAAAAgttcatcttttttttctttagattgCGAGACTAGTCAAATTAGATAGGTTCACATAATTAGCTAAAACGAagaaagtatatatatttttcaatgcAGACTGTGGAGtacttttatattaattaagtgaaatatttttggaaaaattgtatataatagcaaactattaattcaaataaatgcTATAAATATAGTTTGATTTAGTTGTACCCTATAGCAACTTATTTCTATTTTCACCTCTCTTTGGtggaatctcgctcgccactctcatTTTGGTGGCAGtctccctcgcctctctcgcttttatacaaacacaaatgtatgaaatgtgttttttttaataaaatgagagaaaattatatgtatacatatattttcgttctcctctctcccctctccNNNNNNNNNNNNNNNNNNNNNNNNNNNNNNNNNNNNNNNNNNNNNNNNNNNNNNNNNNNNNNNNNNNNNNNNNNNNNNNNNNNNNNNNNNNNNNNNNNNNNNNNNNNNNNNNNNNNNNNNNNNNNNNNNNNNNNNNNNNNNNNNNNNNNNNNNNNNNNNNNNNNNNNNNNNNNNNNNNNNNNNNNNNNNNNNNNNNNNNNNNNNNNNNNNNNNNNNNNNNNNNNNNNNNNNNNNNNNNNNNNNNNNNNNNNNNNNNNNNNNNNNNNNNNNNNNNNNNNNNNNNNNNNNNNNNNNNNNNNNNNNNNNNNNNNNNNNNNNNNNNNNNNNNNNNNNNNNNNNNNNNNNNNNNNNNNNNNNNNNNNNNNNNNNNNNNNNNNNNNNNNNNNNNNNNNNNNNNNNNNNNNNNNNNNNNNNNNNNNNNNNNNNNNNNNNNNNNNNNNNNNNNNNNNNNNNNNNNNNNNNNNNNNNNNNNNNNNNNNNNNNNNNNNNNNNNNNNNNNNNNNNNNNNNNNNNNNNNNNNNNNNNNNNNNNNNNNNNNNNNNNNNNNNNNNNNNNNNNNNNNNNNNNNNNNNNNNNNNNNNNNNNNNNNNNNNNNNNNNNNNNNNNNNNNNNNNNNNNNNNNNNNNNNNNNNNNNNNNNNNNNNNNNNNNNNNNNNNNNNNNNNNNNNNNNNNNNNNNNNNNNNNNNNNNNNNNNNNNNNNNNNNNNNNNNNNNNNNNNNNNNNNNNNNNNNNNNNNNNNNNNNNNNNNNNNNNNNNNNNNNNNNNNNNNNNNNNNNNNNNNNNNNNNNNNNNNNNNNNNNNNNNNNNNNNNNNNNNNNNNNNNNNNNNNNNNNNNNNNNNNNNNNNNNNNNNNNNNNNNNNNNNNNNNNNNNNNNNNNNNNNNNNNNNNNNNNNNNNNNNNNNNNNNNNNNNNNNNNNNNNNNNNNNNNNNNNNNNNNNNNNNNNNNNNNNNNNNNNNNNNNNNNNNNNNNNNNNNNNNNNNNNNNNNNNNNNNNNNNNNNNNNNNNNNNNNNNNNNNNNNNNNNNNNNNNNNNNNNNNNNNNNNNNNNNNNNNNNNNNNNNNNNNNNNNNNNNNNNNNNNNNNNNNNNNNNNNNNNNNNNNNNNNNNNNNNNNNNNNNNNNNNNNNNNNNNNNNNNNNNNNNNNNNNNNNNNNNNNNNNNNNNNNNNNNNNNNNNNNNNNNNNNNNNNNNNNNNNNNNNNNNNNNNNNNNNNNNNNNNNNNNNNNNNNNNNNNNNNNNNNNNNNNNNNNNNNNNNNNNNNNNNNNNNNNNNNNNNNNNNNNNNNNNNNNNNNNNNNNNNNNNNNNNNNNNNNNNNNNNNNNNNNNNNNNNNNNNNNNNNNNNNNNNNNNNNNNNNNNNNNNNNNNNNNNNNNNNNNNNNNNNNNNNNNNNNNNNNNNNNNNNNNNNNNNNNNNNNNNNNNNNNNNNNNNNNNNNNNNNNNNNNNNNNNNNNNNNNNNNNNNNNNNNNNNNNNNNNNNNNNNNNNNNNNNNNNNNNNNNNNNNNNNNNNNNNNNNNNNNNNNNNNNNNNNNNNNNNNNNNNNNNNNNNNNNNNNNNNNNNNNNNNNNNNNNNNNNNNNNNNNNNNNNNNNNNNNNNNNNNNNNNNNNNNNNNNNNNNNNNNNNNNNNNNNNNNNNNNNNNNNNNNNNNNNNNNNNNNNNNNNNNNNNNNNNNNNNNNNNNNNNNNNNNNNNNNNNNNNNNNNNNNNNNNNNNNNNNNNNNNNNNNNNNNNNNNNNNNNNNNNNNNNNNNNNNNNNNNNNNNNNNNNNNNNNNNNNNNNNNNNNNNNNNNNNNNNNNNNNNNNNNNNNNNNNNNNNNNNNNNNNNNNNNNNNNNNNNNNNNNNNNNNNNNNNNNNNNNNNNNNNNNNNNNNNNNNNNNNNNNNNNNNNNNNNNNNNNNNNNNNNNNNNNNNNNNNNNNNNNNNNNNNNNNNNNNNNNNNNNNNNNNNNNNNNNNNNNNNNNNNNNNNNNNNNNNNNNNNNNNNNNNNNNNNNNNNNNNNNNNNNNNNNNNNNNNNNNNNNNNNNNNNNNNNNNNNNNNNNNNNNNNNNNNNNNNNNNNNNNNNNNNNNNNNNNNNNNNNNNNNNNNNNNNNNNNNNNNNNNNNNNNNNNNNNNNNNNNNNNNNNNNNNNNNNNNNNNNNNNNNNNNNNNNNNNNNNNNNNNNNNNNNNNNNNNNNNNNNNNNNNNNNNNNNNNNNNNNNNNNNNNNNNNNNNNNNNNNNNNNNNNNNNNNNNNNNNNNNNNNNNNNNNNNNNNNNNNNNNNNNNNNNNNNNNNNNNNNNNNNNNNNNNNNNNNNNNNNNNNNNNNNNNNNNNNNNNNNNNNNNNNNNNNNNNNNNNNNNNNNNNNNNNNNNNNNNNNNNNNNNNNNNNNNNNNNNNNNNNNNNNNNNNNNNNNNNNNNNNNNNNNNNNNNNNNNNNNNNNNNNN
This window of the Solanum pennellii chromosome 2, SPENNV200 genome carries:
- the LOC107010103 gene encoding uncharacterized protein LOC107010103 encodes the protein MMKGLKFSENSPSLSMKLVYSSNDKSSEFAVRAYVKSTMPRLRWTHDLHRRFVYAVERLGGVDPEAANGRKRNRIDGSDSTNISQRNLVHRYNHIKGKAAMFDGSDQMNFPQGNLVHCYNQNNGKTPIFNGSDQMNFPQGNLVHRCNHNNGKSVFDGHLNPTVTTNYLEKIASSSTAFPPPWKPMPEKKMGLEGQYYMFRDFFDGTITIRDGDDDNKIVRAFGISNLPNKSATSMIEEEDSHSTMSLKLSLSSDISLDLTLG